The genomic DNA ACAGATGTGGATCTATCAGAACCAAATGTAAGTTTCTGCTGGTCGTTAtctgtattaaaaaaacattacttaGTCCTTGAAAGAGATCAGAGCATGCTCTGAGTATGATGCTTAACTTTTCATCATGCACATTTCCACTTCAGAACTGCTTATGCTGCACTTTTGCCCCACATGCTGATACAATATGCTTGAATGGGTTGCTGATAGGCACCATAATATTAAACAGAGATTCCCATGTCTTTTTGATTAAACAGCAGGTctaggcgctatataaatactgtgaaagcatcaaaaccCACAGAGAAATGTACACAGCCCATATTCAGAAAtggtgcctttaaacgagccgttaGGACATCTGTACGGTtatgatgtcacaactatactatatataagtAGGAAGTGCCACTACAGTGTTGCAATGATGGTGCAGAGACTCTGAGAGTGCAGATGCGGAAGACCCGGAAAAGCTGATCAATCATAGCAGACTTTTTCGGGAGGCAGCATAAAGACAGGCTCTAAAGACTGAGGTTAAATACATGTATATTCAGATAGACAGTATCGGGAAatactgtgtttttttaacattaaagcatgtacacatgttctagtaaaaacccaaaatacatgtatgaacctgaaaatgatcatgatatgggacctttaaaccccACGGACCCAGTGGCAGGTCTTTACTGTAAGGGCATATATTTCTAGATTCATCTTAGACTCTCCCATTGGGATTCTTTCAGTCAGTTGCTGTTCAATACAGCAGGATCAATAGTCACACAGTGTACCACACAATAGTGCAGATTGACCTTAAAGGTCAGTGCCTTTGCGTGCACTTGAGAGCTCTCAAAGCATAAGACCTCTGATGATTCTCAGTGAGCATGTGCAGTGTCCGCCCTGTGCGACACAAAGCAGTTAAAGCTTAACATGAGTTGTGGAGAAAATAGTCTAAGATGAAAAGGATGATCCGGTGTAGAGATTACAAAATCCCTATGGATCTATAGTGTCACTGGTTTGTCGGGGTAAAATGTCATTTAATTTGCCATGAAGCCTCTTAAGAGTAGAAGAGATGGTGTAGAGGTTAAGACTCTCTTGTACTCCCTCTTTACTGGCCTTAATGCTCTCCTACGAGTCCTACAAGTCCATTTTCTCTGCTCATGCATTTACCTTTTGGCCAGTACCATATGGTCGATCAAATGTCTAATGACATGTTTCAATACTATGAGATTCTAAACATGCCATACTTTTACAACTTATACTTTAATGCACATACACCGCAAATATGCATTTTAGAAAATCCAAATTCAATCCCCTTCTCCAGTTCTGGTTAAAATCTAACTCCTCCCTGACAGTGCTttaaaatatttcaacaaacatCAGGTGACTTTTTTAAATGGTATATCTCATTTTGAACTATTCAGATGAACAACTGCCTCTCCAGGGAGTCAAGAGCCTCAGAGGTAATAGACTTGAAGGGTTAATCTGGATCGACAGGAGTTTATGGTTGATTGCAAGATGTGGGATtaggcaatgtttttttttaactgacgGATTGAAATACCCCCACAATGTAAACACAGCGGCAAATCCCCACATGGCAACACCAGAGGAATGACTGACAGTAATGTAGGATCCTGTGGAGCAACCAACTGCCTCACACTCACCGGGGAGGCCGTGTTTTGTAATAGGGTTACAGGTGGTTATTTAGTGATTTCCAACCCTTGTCTAAAAACTAAAATCTACTGTAGACACACTCGTTTTCATGTCTTGGTTTTTCTAAGACATACCATGAAATATATCCACTTTCATATTGAGAGCAGAGATCAACCGGAAAGTGTTTTGACACAAATGATGTGCCACTTTCAGCTGTTCCTCTGTCATAGATCAGCACTTCCTCAAAAGTATTTACCCCACATTAGGAAATGACTGCATAGAATAAGTACTCCAGCATCATTTACCATAACCAAGTTCCCCATTGCTATTAAAAGGACCTTTTGAGGAATatccaactttttctttttacatttttatgtgtCGTCTTTCCATTTTatctatgaaataaaaaaacagcttttttcCCTGTAAAGTTTAGTAGAATAACTATACTACTGGTTTGTTCATGTGAATGTCACTTAATATATTATCACTCACTCCAGTGTTTTTTTGATTGAGCTATACAGCCCAATCTGAGCAGATCAACCCCAGTAATGCAACACAGTAGCAGATATGACACACAACTACCACAGATATAAAACCTAAATGCAGCCGTTCCTGGAAGTGGTTCTTAATGTCTTTGTCGAGCGGGCCACAAAATGCAAACTCAAGCACTTGTATTTTTCCCTTTCAAAGCGATTCTGCACAAGAGACACAGTCAATTGTCAATTGCCTCACATCCTGTGTGTTGTAAGGAAGTGGGCCAGCCAGCCCATCAGAAAGGCAGCCTCAGTGTTAGTTAACACTTCACTGTCAGGAGAGTGGGGTAAAGACAAGAGAAAAGCAAGGCCCAAGATTTGACAATAACCTTAAGACAGGAGAAAATGTTACAGAGGACGGCGTCCAATGTGTCAGACAAAGTAAAGAGCAGCAAGCCAAAGGTAGGTGAAAATTGAAACAAATTACGGGGATAATAGGAGGCAAGATATGACATTTATTGGCAAGCAAAGATATCAAAGTGTCACTTTTGACATCGTCATTTTAAAAATGACCAATGTTCTCAAAAAAAGACAGCTACAAACTTTGTAGCTGAATTTAACTAGAAAATACTGATTGAACACTAAAAGACTAGTTGACATAATGTGACGTTTTGTCTACATAGTAAACTGTACTTTTCAAGTAAATTCTCAatgaaaacagacaaaaaacaatggcaataaaatgcaaacgatacaataacacaaaaactaaaatcggggaagaaaatgtttaaaaagaaatcctTCAATTCTGTCGCTGTATTTGTAGACTCTACAAGTACACATCAGACGAGGGCTTTCTAGCAGTATGGAGCTCATATTTAACCAGGATTTCCAGGGATTACTcatttatataattattttgGAAATAATGGGGAGTCGGGAGAGATTATAATGACTTTTAGTTTGatgaaaaattgaaaaaaagaaggaaagaattATAACTGAGCTGAGAAAAGCAACTATGAGTCATGTCGCCAGTGTTGTAAATGTAACacttttatgtatgtatttatctaCTCATTTTAAATACTGACATGTTTGCCAGTGCAGCTGTACAGAGAAAATATTCTCTCTGCTACCACATGACCTGCAACATGATTTTACATGACCACAAATGTACCGCATATTGTACAAGCCCTCATTTCAACAATCGTGGAACAGACTGAATATTGGCTGcctgcatatacagtacatacactgGAGGTGCCTTCCATTTGCTTTTACACTGTTATCtcgaattagttgactttactagaaatttgGTGGAAACCCGTGGCCTTAAACCCTCTTAAGTTTTTACAGAAGGGTGAAACTTAACATGTTAAGTTGTATTAACACAAAGcggtaagttgatgcagtagacaaaaAGCTAGCATTAGTAGTCATTACTAGaaatcattagtaaacataaattctttttttctggagtcgtgttgtctaaaataagcatgttaagTTCAAAATGCAAAGAAGcattacaaatataaaatattgggTTACTTATCAATGCTTGAGAAATAatttgtatatataaatattgttttttccTTTATGTCAGCATGATTTGAATAATGCATTCAACACATTTATTCCAAAGATAAAGAGGGAAAATAATCAACATAACAGCAACATTTTCCAATGTGCAGAAAGTAGCTCCAGAGACATTCGTAGATTCCCAAACTGATTTTATATAAAAGATCACTTTCTCGCTGCCTAGACCCCATCAGTCCCTACCCAGGTCTCGGTCATGGTGTAACAATAAATGTAACCATATAAAACTAAAACCCagaaaacataaatgcacaccccaaacattaacacaacattataaaaacacactttaactaggaTGGAAACCGTTCAgaacatgtcttttttttcccccatgagcctttgcatcgcttcagtatacagtatatacacagaGCCGGCCCgatttaaatcatgaatcagaTTCTTTGTGAAAAAATCTGGGATTTTTttgaggccatatcgcccagccctacttcctactAACACAGAGTATGTCAGTAttgtttggccctgaagcccaagtaGTTGCGTGAAGTCACTacattaataaatcaaaaagcagaaggctatgaatctgaacaaatttaggtattgcccttctccagctgaccatccccaaaatgcaccagaatacaggaaatcacatctaccaaattcaaaattttctgggggagCACCCCCAGACCCTCCCTCGCCGTTTGCAAccacttttgcacaaatagaATAGGGGGGGGAGGGTCCTTATGCATCTGTGCCCGgggggacagtagttcataaacCGTCACTGTATTGATACATAATCTCactgtattcatttataatgtaacattgacatttgtgtcaataatcgtcaagcacaggtgactccatgtggtgggagggggggcccccaaatcaaattctgcttagggcacccaaaaggctcgggccggcgctgtatatacagtacaaataGACCATCCACCCGGGTCATAGAGTGAATGCAGCAGGTATTTACTGTAAGGACTTCTGAGCCTTGGGACAGCTTCGACAAGGATTCAAAAGAGCAATGACTTGATgttatatattgctacacaaaCGTGCCAGTTGTCTCTTTGACACCCTTTGTCTTTTAATCCTCCCCACAGCGCTCCACCAGCTTTGGCAGGTTTGAGGGTCTCAGACATCACTCTTCACAAGCCAAACTAGAGGAAAATGGAACAACTGCGGTTTgtagatttgtttttatttcatttgtatgtGCATAATGGCAAACCATGTCATATAATAGAAAAAAAGTATAGTAGTTAATTGATTTTCCCCTTTTGCACAAATATGTGCAGCCATAATGCTCTGAGGTGTTTTGTATTAAAAAATGTGACATTGGAAAACAAGGTTCATACTGGGAAAAACCCTTTACTGCACAGGAAGTGATGCATTTTACTCTATGTTGATGGAGCAGAGATACAAATTGTTTGgacaaaaaagtattaaaaatatGAGGAGCCAAATTCTTTAATATCACAGTACTACTATATTTAGTAAACCAACTCTCTTTACACAGCTTCCAGAAGAAAGTGAGATTTTGGACCCAAACAAATCAGCTGGACTTGGGAAGAAGATGAAGGCAATTTCTCTGACCATGCGCAGAAAAATGGGCAAAAAACACGTCAAGTCTTTCTCTGAGGAGGCAGTAAGTCActgaaatacacaaaaacacacacacacacacacacacacacatacaacacaaacacacacacacaaagcccttctagggacgggcattggaAATTAGCAATAGCTATACATTCTGTGATGCTGTACATTGGAGATTTGTTGCACAAATGTCTAAGCATCTGTCCCAAATAAACAtcaaatgaaaaacacacacacacacacaaacacacacacacacacacacacacacacacacattaatcaactaTTTGAGAGcacaaatgataaaaaaaaacccttGACAGCTGTCACATCCTGTAAAAGTCCAAACTCGACGACAATTGGCCTCAGTTACAGCAAACCTGTGCTGTTTTTCTCAAGAGTATTATCGCTTTCATCACTTATAAACCCACATCCTCCAACATGATGCTGTTGTTGCCAATATTTAAATGACGTACTTTGATCTGAAAAGCGTCTTCTTGCAGTTGTGTGTTTTAACACTGTTGAGAGATAAGAGGAGTGTCTCTGTAACTTTCACGATGTCTGTTTTAGTTTCCttgttgtctttcactttcatGTTGATATAGTTGATCAGTTAACTGGAGTTTGCACACTTTTGTTCATTTCATCTATAATCAATTAAGAATCATACGAATGACTGTATTCCATGACATGTctctcaattaaaaaaaacggtGTATCTTTTCTTTCCCTTCGCAGGGTGATGACACAGATAAAGACCcagaggcagagacagagagtggcCCACCAGCTGAGAAAAACTCTGCAAAGACAAGCAACTCCTTAGAGAGTCTTTACAGCGGCCAGAGCTCCTCTAGTAAGAATCTGCACATACTGCATACACTGCAAGTCTGGACCAAATAGTTCTGGGTTGTTTTAGTCCACATAGTGAATGCACGTGTGGGGTTATATGATTCCACAAACAAAAGACTCTGGAAGTCAGCTGATCCATGGGAATTATCTAGTACAAGGTGATATTCTTAGACAACCCCTACTGTGTAATCATACTGTGTCGTGTTGTGTTTGTGGGTTCAGGTGGTGTGACCAGCGAGTCCAACGGTTCTGGTCAGAGAGACAGTCTGAGGCTGGAGGAGGACGGCTCCTATCAGGGACAGTTCTGTGGCAGAGCTCGCGTCCACACAGACTTCGTTCCCAGCCCGTATGACACAGACTCCCTCAAACTCAAGGTGAGACACAACACTGTTTGTGCAGTGATATGTTGTGCGGTGACGATTCCCGGATGTCAATTATTATCTTAACAGATAAAGATTTTCATGACGTTCactatcattttttttcaaggtcggtgacatcatcaacatcatcagtAAGCCTCCGATGGGCATCTGGACAGGCATGCTTAACAACAAAGTGGGCAACTTCAAGTTCATATACGTAGATGTTTTGGTGGAGAAAGAGGAACAAGAGGAAGCTCCCAAGATCAGACAACAGAAGCTGTGCAAAAGACCTCGGCCTAAAACGTTGCTGGAGTTACTGGAGCGACTGAATCTCGAGGTGAGGACAGCGTCACTCACTTGTTTTAGTCTGGTCACAAGCGAGAGGGTCATCAGACAGTTACAACCATAACAAGGAagcagttacagtttttttttcgattgctaaacgacactgggcacaactgaagccacatgtgtAAAAACTCCaactacagtctgcattacCTTTGGTTAACTAAACcaaacagttcacatctcctgcacaactcttcacacgcgtctcaaaacaggctcagtgcagccaaacactatgaacaatcctcactgagatgatacacactgtcactcagaacacactgagagtaaaaacactagcatcaaacaccaatacagaaattactaacttttcatctttacagtttgaacaattgaAGTGACTTTACACTACTTACTGTAAAAGAGTTACCTCATCTGTTAGGGGTATGCCTTGATGAGTACGGAACTCCTCTAATGCTGTAAACCtaatctgacaaaaataaatCCAAAATGAATCCTGTTAAAGTTCTAATTTACCATGAAATGTTGCGATACTTTCATAACTCAACCTCAAAGATGTATATAGGTAAAATACCCATTACATGACATTATCAAGTCTCTGTGGTCTCCAATGCGAAACCAGTACTGTAGCTTTGCAAATACTTTGTACCACACATGATCTGAAACTTGATGCGTAGAGAGATATTTAAGAGATGAACGGTGAATGTGtacattgtttctttttttgtttaactcAAATACACTGTGTGGGTTAATGGTAATGAAGACACCTCTGTTGCTGTAGGAGTATGCCTCTGCCTTGCTGTTAAACGGCTACCAGACAGTGGAGGACCTGTTGCACCTGCAGGAGAAACACCTGATAGAGCTGAACGTCAAAGACCCCGAGCACAGACGCAAGCTGCTTGCTGCTGCTGACTGCCGCTACACAGGTGAGCAACAGCCCAAGCAATGACTATCACTTGTATTACTGTAAAAATTACCAACAATTCATTCTATAGATCAATAATTACCGCTTAATTAAACAGCAGCATGGTCAActaaaaaactgataaaagtgTAGTTCATTTTCAGTAAGATGATCACTCTAAGACAATAAACTAAGATCCGAAAGTGAAGGCTCTCCATTATTCGTAGGTGTCTTATTTTTGCAGTTATGACTCACTGTACATATTGctattttttcaattaaattcaattcaattttatatataGTATTAAATTGTTTCATAGCAGACATTTTTACTTGTCATAGTTGTGTCACAGACTGGCTCAATGAATGTTATGAGGGGGGTTacttaaaacataatttatgaACTAAAgttaacacaaaacaaaagtaGTGGGTAGATCAACAATGTCAGCAATGAAAGAAGTGCATGGATGTTTGTCATGTACTGGGGAGGTGTTGAAGGTGCAaacctcccttcctcctcacaAGTGCCTGACAACACATGGCCTACAGCTTCACAAAGCAAACTCCCAATGGCCAGTTGTCACAAACTCCCAACTAATAAATAGACAGAGCTGGAATGATCAAATAAGGGCCGATCAAAGTAGCATACCCAAAGGTTCCTTTAAACCAAAGGCCCAACAGCCAATCAAATCATAGcaagacacacatgcaaagagGTAACCTAGCTAGATCAACAAGGctcacacaaacaaaaccaaacaaagcaTGCACGTCCTACCAAAGCTGCTTGACCAAGCTGTCAGGTTGCAGGCACAGTGTTCAAGGTAACTTAACAATCAGAACCAATCAGAAATGAGCATTCAACAAAGCCTTGTGACAAGAGTAATTTTACCAAAAGCTTTAGTGACTTTCGTGACACATAAACAGCAAGAGATGCCACAGTAAATATATTTCTATGAACTGTAAGTTTAACATACATATAGAACGATGCAAATGTCGGTCATTGTTTTTTCGTCAACTTGGTTGgaaattatttgaaatttaatttgtattgcAGAATAACAAGTTTGTTATGTGAAAGTGGAGACTTTTTGCCACACAGAAGAGAAATACAAACCTGCGCGCAGCGAGAGGCTTATAAGTGATTTCCTGTTACTCAGATTGAAAGTGCTTAATGGGGCAGAAGGTGTTCCTGTAATCTGATGTCTTGAAGCAGAAGGCTGCTCAGTGCTGTgtgaatgaaaacaaaactacTTTCCAGTATAAAGAAGGAACAAAATCCACTTGCTAGTTATGTTCAGTCTGCTCATGTTTTATTGCACTTGTAGACAAGGCAAATTAAAGGTCATTGTAATTTTTCTGTTTGGGTGACAGCGTGACTAAACAGATGGCATCGGCTGCAGTGTGACCCTGCCAAGCTTGTTGACTCACATGAGATGCCAGTAATTTAATCAAGCTGACCTCCATTAGGTTAGTAGTTTGGCAACATGGACAGGAGGATTAG from Perca fluviatilis chromosome 2, GENO_Pfluv_1.0, whole genome shotgun sequence includes the following:
- the samsn1a gene encoding SAM domain-containing protein SAMSN-1a isoform X3; its protein translation is MLQRTASNVSDKVKSSKPKRSTSFGRFEGLRHHSSQAKLEENGTTALPEESEILDPNKSAGLGKKMKAISLTMRRKMGKKHVKSFSEEAGDDTDKDPEAETESGPPAEKNSAKTSNSLESLYSGQSSSSGVTSESNGSGQRDSLRLEEDGSYQGQFCGRARVHTDFVPSPYDTDSLKLKVGDIINIISKPPMGIWTGMLNNKVGNFKFIYVDVLVEKEEQEEAPKIRQQKLCKRPRPKTLLELLERLNLEEYASALLLNGYQTVEDLLHLQEKHLIELNVKDPEHRRKLLAAADCRYTGDDVRDAEEHRSSHSLQEEDSDCPRDSGCFIPSECSDSKEDTEQLTDTVHS